From Domibacillus sp. DTU_2020_1001157_1_SI_ALB_TIR_016, a single genomic window includes:
- a CDS encoding restriction endonuclease codes for MSGRGHKGLGISSDKILIYMLYAVVLIVILQHIEVFIGYTILVALLAIPYFLLRWYTKDKKKQQFLQSGLNELDNMDSVQFKEYVGALFESKGYAIEYTPKSGDYGADFILRKGNDSIAVQAKRHNGSAGVKAVQEASCGKAYYKTNEVWAVTNHAFTKSAYHCAEKLNVKLIDRNDLIGLLSENSVMAKPQETRPT; via the coding sequence ATGTCAGGAAGGGGCCATAAAGGACTTGGGATTAGCAGCGATAAAATACTGATCTACATGCTGTATGCTGTCGTTTTAATTGTTATCCTGCAGCATATCGAAGTGTTCATTGGCTATACAATACTCGTCGCCCTGTTAGCGATCCCGTATTTTTTGCTGCGCTGGTATACAAAAGATAAGAAAAAACAACAATTCCTTCAATCAGGATTAAACGAACTTGACAATATGGATAGTGTTCAATTTAAAGAATATGTGGGTGCCTTGTTTGAAAGCAAAGGGTACGCCATTGAGTATACGCCGAAATCAGGTGATTATGGGGCTGATTTTATTTTACGCAAGGGAAACGACAGTATCGCTGTGCAGGCAAAACGGCACAATGGCTCAGCCGGTGTCAAAGCCGTGCAAGAAGCGAGCTGCGGCAAAGCGTACTATAAAACAAATGAAGTTTGGGCTGTCACCAATCATGCATTTACTAAAAGTGCGTATCATTGTGCAGAGAAACTGAACGTAAAACTAATCGACCGCAATGATTTGATTGGGCTGCTCTCAGAAAACAGTGTTATGGCCAAACCGCAGGAAACCCGGCCAACGTAA
- a CDS encoding DUF6241 domain-containing protein yields MKKVIGWTIVVCITLLIAGLGTYVLIEMNNTKATQQEKLNGGNDEKIGGVQNTTHLKKSDDKEKVVSVMHKMTHQKVAADEKWGAVPMTPSTINEVISIVEKEDYKEKKPLLDILQKWQAGNFTEIDEDHNYLWTLQDGTEGKAYGIMSPVQERQFVHQNFNETVARELGYL; encoded by the coding sequence ATGAAGAAGGTCATTGGATGGACCATCGTTGTTTGTATCACTCTTCTCATTGCCGGGCTGGGGACTTATGTATTAATAGAAATGAATAATACAAAAGCAACTCAACAAGAAAAGCTGAATGGCGGGAACGATGAGAAAATTGGCGGTGTTCAAAATACAACCCATTTAAAAAAGAGTGACGATAAAGAAAAAGTCGTTTCTGTTATGCATAAAATGACGCATCAAAAAGTAGCAGCTGATGAAAAATGGGGAGCCGTGCCCATGACACCTTCTACTATCAATGAAGTTATTTCAATTGTAGAAAAAGAGGATTATAAAGAAAAGAAGCCTCTTCTTGACATACTTCAAAAATGGCAGGCGGGCAATTTTACAGAAATTGACGAAGATCATAATTATTTATGGACACTTCAAGATGGAACAGAAGGCAAAGCCTACGGAATCATGAGCCCTGTTCAGGAAAGGCAATTTGTTCATCAAAACTTTAACGAGACTGTTGCAAGAGAGCTCGGTTACCTATAG
- the lpdA gene encoding dihydrolipoyl dehydrogenase, which produces MTITYDLVILGGGTGGYTAAIRAAQLGLKTALVEKGKVGGTCLHKGCIPTKALLRSADVQRTVKEAASFGIEAGSPIVHFERVQERKEEIVHTLYNGVKSLLKRGKIDLYEGTGRLLGPSLFSPMAGTVSVEMNDGTENAMLVPRNVIIATGSRPKHLPGLQPDGEIVLSSDEALEMKEIPASIMIVGGGVIGVEWASMLVDFGSKVTILEYGDRILPFEDKAVSAEMARQLSKRGVQIIVNAKVKTDTLQKNSGTVSIQTEAGEAFSAEKILVAAGRTANTEQLGLENTDIKVENGVIQVNEWMQTNESHIYAVGDVTGGLQLAHVASYEGITAVEHMAGKAADPVDYSAVPRCIYSHPEAASIGMTEEQAALERTKIKTGVFPFQANGKALVYGETEGFVKIVADAKTDDILGVHVIGPHATELISEAALAQLLDASGWELGAAIHPHPALSEAIGEAALMLDGKAIHF; this is translated from the coding sequence ATGACAATAACATATGATCTTGTCATTTTAGGCGGAGGAACCGGTGGATATACGGCAGCCATTCGTGCAGCACAGCTTGGGTTGAAAACAGCCCTGGTTGAAAAAGGGAAAGTAGGCGGCACTTGTCTGCACAAAGGCTGTATTCCAACAAAAGCGCTGCTGAGAAGTGCAGACGTTCAGCGAACGGTAAAAGAAGCTGCATCATTTGGTATAGAAGCGGGCAGTCCAATCGTTCATTTTGAGCGGGTACAGGAAAGAAAAGAAGAAATTGTACATACATTATATAACGGCGTAAAGTCCCTTTTAAAACGAGGGAAAATTGACCTTTATGAAGGGACGGGGCGCCTGCTGGGTCCATCTTTATTTTCACCGATGGCCGGAACAGTTTCGGTTGAAATGAATGATGGAACAGAAAATGCAATGCTCGTACCACGGAATGTCATTATCGCAACAGGATCGCGTCCAAAGCATCTTCCGGGCCTTCAGCCGGATGGCGAAATCGTTTTGTCTTCGGACGAAGCACTTGAGATGAAAGAGATCCCGGCGTCCATTATGATTGTAGGCGGCGGTGTGATTGGAGTGGAATGGGCATCTATGCTTGTTGACTTTGGCAGCAAGGTCACCATTCTTGAATACGGAGACCGAATTTTGCCGTTTGAGGACAAAGCGGTTTCGGCCGAAATGGCACGCCAGCTTTCAAAAAGAGGCGTTCAAATTATCGTAAATGCAAAAGTGAAAACAGACACGCTGCAAAAAAACTCGGGTACTGTTTCGATTCAAACAGAAGCAGGCGAAGCCTTTTCGGCAGAGAAAATACTTGTTGCCGCCGGTCGTACAGCAAACACGGAACAGCTTGGACTTGAAAACACGGACATTAAGGTTGAAAACGGCGTGATCCAAGTGAATGAGTGGATGCAGACAAATGAATCGCACATTTATGCGGTGGGCGATGTAACGGGAGGGCTGCAGCTGGCACATGTAGCTTCTTACGAAGGAATTACAGCCGTTGAACATATGGCAGGAAAAGCGGCAGACCCCGTTGATTATTCGGCTGTTCCGCGTTGTATTTACTCACATCCAGAAGCGGCCAGTATCGGTATGACGGAAGAGCAGGCTGCTCTTGAAAGAACGAAAATTAAAACAGGTGTATTTCCATTTCAAGCGAATGGGAAAGCTCTTGTATATGGTGAAACAGAAGGATTCGTAAAAATAGTGGCAGATGCTAAAACGGATGATATACTAGGAGTTCATGTAATTGGACCGCATGCAACCGAGCTGATTTCAGAAGCTGCATTGGCCCAGCTGCTCGATGCATCCGGCTGGGAGCTTGGCGCAGCCATTCATCCGCATCCTGCTTTATCGGAAGCGATAGGAGAAGCAGCTCTAATGCTGGATGGAAAAGCGATTCACTTTTGA
- a CDS encoding alpha-ketoacid dehydrogenase subunit beta: protein MAVISYIEAVTMAMREEMERDPNVFILGEDVGKKGGVFKATAGLYEQFGEDRVLDTPLAESAIAGVAIGAAMVGKRPIAEMQFADFIMPAVNQIISEAARIRYRSNNDWHCPIVIRAPYGAGIQGGLYHSQSVEAVFANQPGLKIVIPSTPYDAKGLLKAAIRDEDPVLFFEHKKAYRSIKGEVPEDDYVLPIGKADVKREGEDITVITYGLCVHYALQAAEKLAGEGISAEVVDLRTVYPLDQETIIQSASKTGKVLLITEDNKEGSVISEAAAIIAEHCLFDLDAPIARLAGPEVPATPYAAPLEKHFLVNPQKVEKAMRDLAEF from the coding sequence ATGGCTGTTATTTCGTATATCGAAGCAGTGACCATGGCGATGCGCGAAGAAATGGAACGCGATCCGAACGTATTTATCCTCGGTGAGGATGTTGGGAAAAAAGGCGGTGTTTTCAAAGCAACAGCCGGGCTTTATGAACAGTTTGGAGAAGACCGGGTGCTTGACACGCCTCTTGCTGAATCGGCGATTGCCGGCGTAGCTATCGGTGCGGCCATGGTTGGAAAACGACCCATCGCTGAAATGCAATTTGCCGATTTTATTATGCCGGCAGTGAACCAAATTATTTCAGAAGCTGCGCGGATCCGATATCGGTCCAATAACGACTGGCACTGCCCAATTGTCATTCGGGCGCCGTATGGAGCCGGCATTCAAGGGGGATTATATCATTCTCAGTCGGTAGAAGCCGTTTTTGCCAACCAGCCGGGGCTGAAAATTGTGATTCCATCTACACCGTATGATGCAAAAGGGCTTTTAAAAGCCGCTATCCGTGATGAAGATCCGGTATTATTTTTTGAGCATAAAAAGGCGTACCGTTCCATTAAAGGGGAAGTGCCGGAAGATGACTATGTACTTCCAATCGGCAAAGCGGACGTAAAGCGCGAAGGAGAAGACATTACCGTGATTACGTATGGTCTTTGCGTTCACTATGCTCTGCAGGCGGCCGAAAAGCTGGCAGGGGAAGGCATCAGTGCAGAAGTAGTCGATCTTCGGACGGTTTATCCTCTTGACCAGGAAACAATTATTCAATCCGCCTCCAAAACAGGGAAAGTACTTTTGATTACAGAAGACAATAAAGAAGGCAGTGTAATCAGTGAGGCAGCGGCGATTATTGCCGAGCACTGCTTGTTTGATCTGGATGCTCCAATTGCGCGTCTGGCTGGGCCTGAAGTGCCAGCTACGCCATATGCAGCACCTTTAGAAAAGCATTTTTTAGTAAATCCCCAAAAAGTAGAGAAAGCAATGCGTGATCTCGCTGAATTTTAA
- a CDS encoding thiamine pyrophosphate-dependent dehydrogenase E1 component subunit alpha, with the protein MESKHKQAGLTDQDVIGMYEIMLLTRRLDERMWLLNRSGKIPFVVSGQGQEAAQVGAAYALNRKEDYILPYYRDYGVVLAFGMTVRDLMLSAFAKAEDPNSGGRQLPGHFGQRKNRIVTGSSPVTTQVPHAVGIALAAKMDRKPIVSFVTFGEGSSNQGDFHEGANFAGVHKLPVIFMCENNQYAISVPLNKQIAARVSDRAAGYGMPGYTIDGNDPIEVYKCVKEAADRARRGEGPTLIETLTYRLTPHTSDDDDRSYRTAEEVESAKKEDPLHSFRLYVKEAGLLSDEREEQLEKEIAAVINDATEYAEEAPFANPESVLQFVYAEEEREAEK; encoded by the coding sequence ATGGAATCTAAACATAAACAAGCAGGATTAACCGATCAGGACGTAATCGGCATGTATGAAATAATGCTCCTTACACGCCGTCTCGATGAAAGAATGTGGCTTTTAAACCGGTCAGGAAAAATCCCATTTGTCGTATCGGGCCAGGGCCAGGAGGCGGCGCAGGTCGGTGCTGCTTATGCGTTAAATAGAAAAGAGGACTACATATTACCTTATTACCGTGATTATGGAGTCGTACTTGCTTTTGGCATGACGGTTCGCGACCTGATGCTTTCTGCTTTTGCGAAAGCAGAAGACCCAAACTCAGGAGGGCGCCAGCTGCCTGGGCACTTCGGACAGCGGAAAAACCGGATTGTGACAGGATCATCCCCGGTAACGACCCAGGTGCCGCATGCTGTCGGCATTGCGCTTGCAGCGAAAATGGATCGAAAACCGATCGTTTCATTTGTGACGTTCGGAGAGGGGTCTTCTAATCAAGGTGATTTCCATGAAGGAGCAAACTTTGCGGGCGTGCACAAGCTGCCGGTTATTTTTATGTGTGAAAACAACCAGTATGCTATTTCAGTACCGTTAAACAAGCAAATTGCAGCCCGCGTATCAGACCGGGCAGCAGGGTATGGGATGCCGGGCTATACGATTGACGGAAATGATCCGATTGAAGTGTACAAGTGCGTAAAAGAAGCCGCCGACCGTGCGCGTCGCGGCGAGGGACCTACGTTAATTGAAACACTCACATACCGGTTGACGCCACACACATCTGATGATGATGACCGTTCGTACCGGACAGCAGAAGAAGTGGAAAGCGCGAAAAAAGAAGATCCGCTTCACTCCTTCCGGCTGTACGTAAAAGAAGCAGGTCTTTTAAGTGACGAGCGTGAAGAGCAGCTTGAAAAAGAAATTGCTGCCGTCATTAACGATGCAACGGAGTATGCGGAAGAAGCACCTTTTGCAAATCCAGAATCGGTTCTTCAATTTGTTTACGCCGAAGAAGAAAGAGAGGCGGAAAAATAA
- a CDS encoding DUF2627 domain-containing protein, which produces MIRIIALLILVIPGFLAGVGIKWMRDMLFGILQSPFPALWMQFMAGFLLFIGGLGFVAGFIFRRDRKYNKVQAKFQEKK; this is translated from the coding sequence ATGATCCGGATTATTGCCCTGCTTATTTTAGTCATCCCCGGCTTTTTAGCCGGCGTCGGAATTAAATGGATGCGGGATATGCTTTTTGGCATTTTGCAGTCCCCTTTTCCTGCATTATGGATGCAATTTATGGCCGGTTTCCTTCTTTTTATTGGCGGTCTTGGCTTTGTTGCCGGATTTATTTTTAGACGGGACCGCAAATACAACAAGGTGCAGGCAAAATTCCAAGAGAAAAAATAA
- a CDS encoding dihydrolipoamide acetyltransferase family protein: protein MAIQEMKMPKLGESVTEGTITKWLVAPGDYVNKYDPIAEVLTDKVTADIPSSFAGVISEIVAKEDEKMAVGEVICTIETEAATKEPEKQPEAQTFVKGETSAQSAADQSSRYSPAVLKLSQLHGIDLKEIKGSGRGGRITRKDVQAVIDSGVKSVVPPTATASTPAAETKKSFETQTGDIIVPIDGIKQTVAANMVKTKQEVPHAWMMVEVDVTSLVRYRDSIKTSFKEAEGYNVTYFAFFVKAVARALKEFPEMNAMWAGDHIIRKKDINISIAVAADDKLFVPVVKHADEKTVKGIARDVNELAKKARSGTLTTEDVSAGTFTVNNTGSFGSVQSMGIINYPQAAILQVESIVKRPVIIDGMIAVRDMVNLCLSLDHRVLDGLVCGRFMQRVKELLEAASEDTMPIY from the coding sequence ATGGCAATTCAAGAAATGAAAATGCCTAAACTCGGCGAAAGTGTAACAGAAGGAACCATTACCAAATGGCTTGTTGCACCGGGAGATTATGTGAATAAATATGACCCGATCGCTGAAGTGCTGACCGATAAAGTAACAGCTGATATTCCGTCTTCTTTCGCCGGAGTCATTAGTGAAATTGTAGCAAAAGAAGATGAAAAAATGGCTGTTGGCGAAGTGATCTGCACCATTGAAACAGAAGCAGCCACAAAAGAGCCGGAAAAGCAGCCTGAAGCTCAAACATTTGTAAAAGGTGAAACATCTGCTCAATCAGCCGCTGATCAAAGCAGCCGATATTCACCGGCAGTATTAAAGCTTTCGCAGCTTCATGGCATCGATTTAAAAGAAATCAAAGGAAGCGGAAGAGGCGGCCGCATTACCCGTAAAGATGTGCAGGCAGTCATCGACAGCGGAGTAAAAAGCGTTGTGCCTCCAACGGCAACGGCCAGCACTCCGGCCGCTGAAACAAAGAAATCATTTGAAACGCAAACAGGCGATATCATTGTGCCAATCGATGGCATTAAGCAGACGGTTGCAGCCAATATGGTGAAAACAAAGCAAGAAGTGCCTCATGCGTGGATGATGGTAGAAGTGGACGTTACCAGCCTTGTGCGTTACCGGGATTCCATTAAAACGTCATTCAAAGAAGCGGAAGGGTACAACGTAACGTATTTTGCTTTTTTTGTGAAAGCAGTCGCGCGTGCGTTAAAAGAGTTTCCGGAAATGAACGCCATGTGGGCGGGCGACCACATTATCCGCAAAAAGGATATTAATATCTCGATTGCCGTCGCAGCAGACGACAAGCTGTTTGTACCGGTTGTGAAGCATGCGGATGAGAAAACCGTCAAAGGCATTGCCCGAGATGTAAATGAATTGGCTAAAAAAGCGCGCAGCGGTACACTGACAACTGAAGACGTCAGCGCGGGTACTTTTACGGTAAATAATACAGGCTCGTTTGGATCTGTTCAGTCAATGGGCATTATCAATTATCCGCAGGCGGCTATTTTACAGGTAGAATCGATTGTGAAGCGTCCTGTAATTATTGACGGTATGATCGCAGTGCGGGATATGGTAAACCTGTGCTTGTCACTCGACCATCGCGTGCTTGACGGGCTTGTATGCGGGCGGTTTATGCAGCGTGTGAAAGAATTGTTAGAGGCGGCTTCAGAAGATACAATGCCGATTTATTAA
- a CDS encoding DnaD domain protein, with product MTEDERKIITYVREVSTAQLVQELSDGKLLGTDLRAIGKLRLYRLPEEVKNVLLYCAKCKMSKHINYRDVYKIAARWNRLRVQTAEEAFELAKQEGCFQQQK from the coding sequence ATGACAGAAGACGAACGCAAAATCATCACATATGTCAGAGAAGTCAGCACAGCTCAATTAGTTCAAGAGCTGTCTGACGGAAAATTATTAGGAACGGACCTGAGGGCGATTGGAAAGCTGCGGTTGTACCGCTTGCCTGAAGAAGTAAAAAACGTTCTATTATACTGTGCAAAATGTAAAATGAGCAAACACATAAATTATAGGGACGTTTATAAAATAGCCGCCCGCTGGAACAGGCTCCGTGTTCAAACAGCAGAAGAAGCGTTCGAATTAGCGAAGCAGGAGGGTTGTTTTCAACAACAGAAGTAA